In a genomic window of Rhodovulum sp. P5:
- a CDS encoding FliM/FliN family flagellar motor C-terminal domain-containing protein → MDDTAIDGATEGLGAKILDKVPIEITVSVGKARPLLRDLLQIEQGGILPLDRRIDDPVELYIGDRLIARGELQETEGPDGGEIAVRLTEIIDTMPGT, encoded by the coding sequence ATGGATGACACCGCTATTGACGGGGCGACGGAAGGTCTGGGCGCCAAGATACTGGACAAGGTCCCGATCGAGATCACCGTTTCGGTCGGCAAGGCCCGCCCGCTGCTTCGCGACCTGCTTCAGATCGAGCAGGGCGGCATCCTGCCGCTTGACCGGCGAATCGACGACCCGGTGGAACTTTACATCGGCGACCGGCTGATCGCCCGCGGCGAGTTGCAGGAAACCGAAGGTCCCGACGGTGGCGAGATCGCCGTGCGGCTGACCGAGATCATCGACACGATGCCGGGTACCTGA
- the fliP gene encoding flagellar type III secretion system pore protein FliP (The bacterial flagellar biogenesis protein FliP forms a type III secretion system (T3SS)-type pore required for flagellar assembly.) — protein MRNLCLFAALALVALAVPAAAQDISISLGDGDSLTGRGIQLILLITVLSLAPGLAIMLTCFPFIVTVLAILRQAIGLQQSPPNMLIVSLALFLTYFVMEPTFTQAWQNGVIPLADEVISIEDAIPRILDPFRDFMAARAKPDTFDALTSLRPQADAAIPMADASLSILVPSFMLSEIERAFEIGFLIFLPFLIIDLVVAAVLMSMGMMMVPPAVVSMPFKLAFFVVADGWSLVSEALVRGYFPQG, from the coding sequence ATGCGCAATCTTTGCCTGTTTGCCGCGCTTGCGCTGGTCGCCCTTGCGGTGCCGGCGGCGGCGCAGGACATCTCGATTTCCCTCGGCGACGGCGACTCTCTGACCGGCCGGGGGATTCAGCTGATCCTTCTGATCACGGTGCTGAGCCTTGCCCCCGGGCTTGCGATCATGCTGACCTGTTTTCCGTTCATCGTGACGGTTCTGGCGATCCTGCGGCAGGCCATCGGCCTGCAGCAGTCCCCGCCCAACATGCTGATCGTCAGCCTGGCGCTGTTTCTGACCTATTTCGTGATGGAGCCGACCTTCACGCAGGCCTGGCAGAACGGGGTGATCCCTCTGGCCGACGAAGTGATCAGTATCGAGGATGCGATCCCCCGTATCCTCGATCCGTTCCGCGATTTCATGGCCGCACGCGCCAAGCCCGACACGTTCGATGCGCTGACCTCGCTGCGTCCACAGGCCGACGCGGCCATTCCCATGGCCGACGCGTCGCTGTCGATCCTGGTTCCGTCCTTCATGCTGAGCGAGATCGAGCGCGCCTTCGAGATCGGCTTCCTGATCTTCCTGCCGTTCCTGATCATCGACTTGGTCGTGGCAGCCGTGCTGATGTCCATGGGTATGATGATGGTGCCGCCAGCCGTGGTCTCGATGCCGTTCAAGCTGGCCTTCTTCGTGGTCGCCGACGGCTGGAGCCTTGTGTCAGAGGCGTTGGTGCGCGGCTACTTCCCGCAGGGCTGA
- a CDS encoding sugar transferase produces MTACPLPRPTIQPHHVGPAAEAPPLYRGKRSLDCVLALVLLPLALPIVATLWAHARLRSGPGFVAVRYVGQGGREFSGLEIAASAGCTPVSHPARRWTEGARVAARFRSPTGLSALPLLLNVLRGEMSLVGPQPVTRAELARYGLARGAYLGQRPGLTGPWQIFGHDRDAFGERIDFDLRYSCGASLWGDLILLAHALGRQARVG; encoded by the coding sequence GTGACAGCCTGTCCCCTTCCTCGACCGACGATCCAGCCGCATCATGTCGGGCCTGCGGCCGAGGCGCCCCCGCTCTATCGCGGCAAGCGCAGCCTCGATTGCGTTCTGGCGCTGGTCCTTTTGCCCCTGGCCCTTCCGATCGTCGCCACCCTCTGGGCCCATGCCCGGTTGCGCAGCGGACCGGGCTTTGTCGCCGTTCGCTATGTCGGGCAGGGTGGCCGTGAGTTTTCAGGCCTGGAGATTGCGGCCAGCGCGGGATGCACGCCTGTCAGCCACCCGGCGCGTCGGTGGACGGAGGGCGCGCGCGTCGCGGCCCGGTTCCGGTCCCCCACGGGGCTCTCCGCCCTTCCGTTGCTGCTCAACGTCCTGCGTGGAGAGATGAGCCTCGTCGGCCCGCAGCCTGTGACCCGGGCCGAGCTTGCGCGCTATGGCCTTGCACGCGGAGCCTATCTCGGCCAGCGCCCCGGCCTGACGGGGCCCTGGCAGATCTTCGGACATGACCGGGACGCGTTCGGCGAGCGGATCGATTTCGATCTGCGATACAGTTGCGGCGCCAGTCTTTGGGGGGACTTGATCCTGCTGGCGCACGCGCTGGGGCGGCAGGCGAGGGTGGGCTGA
- a CDS encoding flagellar basal body P-ring protein FlgI produces MGRFALIILALLWVPAAFAGVDETDYGDGIRIKDLVEFDGVRGNDLVGYGLVVGLNGTGDGIRNAPFTEEIMSNVLERLGVNVTGEQFRPKNVAAVFVTAELPPFSRTGSQIDVTVSAIGDAKSLLGGTLVMTPLNAADGQIYAVAQGTVIAGGVAAEGAAAKVVQGVPTAGVIPSGARVEREIEFDFSSLKRLRLALRTPDFTTAARIEAAVNGRFGRGVARMIDAGTVVLDIDATGAPSPAHALQRIERITVEPERRARVVVDQRSGTIVMGEDVRISRVAVAQGNLTLRIEEEPVVVQPNPFARGQTVVVPRTNAAIEKDPGKGMAEIREGTTLSEVVAGLNALGVAPTDMIDILKSIKAAGALHAEFIVR; encoded by the coding sequence ATGGGCCGCTTCGCGCTGATCATCCTCGCCCTGCTCTGGGTCCCGGCGGCATTTGCCGGCGTGGACGAGACGGACTATGGCGACGGAATCCGGATCAAGGACCTCGTCGAATTCGACGGGGTCCGCGGCAACGATCTTGTCGGATACGGTTTGGTCGTGGGCTTGAACGGCACCGGCGACGGTATCCGCAACGCGCCCTTCACCGAAGAAATCATGTCCAATGTTCTTGAAAGGCTGGGCGTTAACGTTACCGGAGAGCAATTTCGCCCCAAGAACGTGGCAGCGGTGTTCGTGACGGCGGAATTGCCGCCGTTCTCGCGCACCGGATCCCAGATCGACGTGACGGTATCGGCCATCGGCGATGCCAAGAGCCTTCTGGGCGGGACGCTGGTCATGACGCCGCTGAACGCGGCGGACGGGCAGATATACGCCGTGGCCCAGGGCACGGTGATCGCCGGGGGCGTGGCTGCGGAAGGCGCGGCCGCGAAGGTGGTTCAGGGTGTGCCAACGGCGGGCGTCATCCCGTCGGGGGCACGGGTAGAGCGTGAGATCGAGTTCGATTTCTCGTCGCTGAAGCGCCTGCGCCTTGCCCTGCGGACCCCTGATTTCACGACGGCCGCCCGGATCGAGGCCGCCGTAAATGGCCGCTTTGGCCGCGGTGTGGCCCGGATGATCGATGCCGGCACCGTGGTGCTGGACATCGATGCGACCGGGGCGCCGTCCCCGGCCCACGCGCTTCAGCGGATCGAGCGGATCACGGTCGAACCCGAACGCCGGGCGCGCGTGGTGGTCGACCAGCGCTCCGGCACGATCGTGATGGGCGAAGATGTGCGGATTTCGCGCGTGGCGGTGGCGCAGGGCAACCTGACCCTGCGGATCGAGGAAGAGCCGGTGGTCGTGCAGCCCAATCCGTTTGCCCGGGGGCAGACCGTCGTCGTCCCCCGCACGAACGCCGCGATCGAGAAGGACCCGGGCAAGGGCATGGCCGAGATCCGCGAAGGGACCACACTGTCCGAAGTGGTGGCCGGTCTGAATGCGCTGGGTGTTGCCCCGACCGACATGATCGACATCCTGAAAAGCATCAAGGCCGCCGGTGCCCTGCATGCGGAGTTCATCGTCCGCTGA
- a CDS encoding flagellin has translation MYLSTMGDLAQTMLLRSQNSGLKARLSTLSEELSTGQVADRSAHLRGDFRTIGGIERSLTLMDSYDSAVAEVGTAADVTQEVLGQLTSVAEQLAADFSLTTSAGQNTMSLAVVGQEAETMLDACIGHLNTTYGGRSLFAGQKTDTVPVDDASAILYAVKAAVSAAGANTPHDIITVVESWFNLESKVDGYLSSIPSADATDIHTSAIAAITANNAADAVDEVNSWYATARASGGVLEDTPQSNAEAILLAMTEVVSDADYTPPATAADALDTWFTDETNLDGFLTADPSVPGQPGYVGSFTATGEVRVSEHETTSLELTAADHDIRSLLSSLTIGALLADDTILTGDVVSRTQVATEVSERLFDSQYQLVELGSEVGVKQNQIETAKAANAASRNTLELAMTQLLEVDQYDTATELQAVEGQLEMLYMLTARLSQLSLANYIS, from the coding sequence ATGTATCTTTCGACCATGGGTGACCTTGCGCAGACCATGCTCCTGCGCTCACAGAATAGCGGTTTGAAGGCCCGGCTTTCGACGCTGTCCGAGGAACTGTCGACCGGTCAGGTCGCAGACCGGTCCGCGCATCTGCGGGGCGATTTCCGCACGATCGGCGGGATCGAGCGTAGCCTGACCCTGATGGACAGCTACGATTCCGCCGTTGCCGAAGTCGGAACCGCGGCCGACGTGACGCAGGAAGTCCTGGGTCAGCTCACGTCGGTGGCAGAGCAACTCGCAGCGGACTTTTCGCTGACAACCAGTGCCGGGCAAAACACCATGAGCCTGGCCGTTGTCGGGCAAGAGGCCGAGACGATGCTGGATGCCTGCATCGGGCACTTGAACACGACCTATGGCGGCCGCTCGCTGTTCGCGGGTCAAAAGACCGACACGGTGCCCGTGGACGACGCCAGTGCCATCCTTTACGCGGTCAAGGCCGCCGTGTCCGCGGCTGGCGCAAACACCCCGCATGACATCATCACGGTGGTGGAAAGCTGGTTCAACCTTGAATCCAAGGTCGACGGCTACCTGTCCTCCATCCCGTCAGCGGATGCGACCGACATCCACACCAGCGCAATCGCCGCGATCACCGCAAACAACGCGGCCGATGCCGTTGACGAGGTCAACAGCTGGTACGCGACCGCCCGGGCCTCCGGCGGGGTTCTGGAAGATACGCCCCAGTCCAACGCCGAGGCGATCCTTCTTGCCATGACCGAAGTCGTATCCGATGCGGATTATACGCCGCCGGCAACCGCGGCCGATGCACTCGACACCTGGTTCACGGATGAAACCAACCTCGACGGGTTTCTGACGGCTGATCCGTCGGTGCCCGGCCAACCCGGCTATGTCGGGTCGTTCACGGCAACCGGAGAGGTGCGCGTTAGCGAGCATGAAACGACGTCTCTGGAACTGACCGCGGCGGACCATGATATCCGGTCCCTGCTGTCGTCCTTGACGATCGGCGCCCTGCTTGCCGACGACACGATCCTGACGGGGGACGTGGTGTCGCGAACGCAGGTTGCGACCGAGGTGTCGGAACGGCTGTTTGACTCGCAATACCAGCTTGTCGAACTCGGATCCGAGGTCGGTGTGAAACAAAACCAGATCGAGACGGCGAAGGCGGCCAATGCCGCCAGCCGGAACACGCTTGAACTGGCCATGACGCAACTTCTTGAAGTCGATCAATACGACACGGCGACCGAGTTGCAGGCCGTCGAAGGACAACTGGAGATGCTCTACATGCTGACCGCACGGCTTTCGCAGCTCAGTCTTGCGAACTACATCTCATGA
- the flgK gene encoding flagellar hook-associated protein FlgK: MSLSTAFGNALSGLNVASRGTQVVSSNIANAQTDGYGRRVLETSSAGTHGSGSGVRIEGVQRQSDVQLLTDRRMAEAETSQLQTRADALSSIEAAMGTPDEEYSIAGRIAALESALVNAASRPDSETRLADVLNAAYAVTDSINDATDTIQELRTEAEKAIAQDVDTLNNTLERVVDLNNQIKRYVNSGYDYNGLLDQRQVLIDQISEIVPVRQIARPNEEVALYTENGAILLDGRAAEIGFESTSYIDASMSVEDGQLNGLTLNGNPISVAGSRALMGGGRLEGLFDQRDTITTEAQTNLDALARNLIERFEGVDVDGTGAGLFTDSGSALNIVLPEDEVGLSDRIEINSNGDTLWRLRSGLGAATPGEVGDATLLNAYADALSSSGVPASGDFTIRSYSAAELATETVNAVSVKALQVEQEASLSSARTTALMETEAANGVDTDAELQDLLRYEEAYIANARVIQTLETMMNALLEL; the protein is encoded by the coding sequence ATGAGCCTGTCTACAGCCTTCGGCAATGCCCTGTCCGGGCTCAACGTCGCCTCGCGCGGGACCCAGGTCGTCTCGTCGAACATTGCGAACGCCCAGACCGATGGGTATGGGCGTCGCGTGCTGGAGACCTCCAGCGCCGGCACGCATGGGTCGGGAAGCGGGGTCCGGATCGAGGGCGTTCAACGCCAGTCCGATGTGCAACTGCTGACGGATCGCCGAATGGCAGAGGCCGAAACCAGCCAGTTGCAAACCCGGGCCGATGCCCTTTCAAGCATCGAGGCCGCGATGGGAACGCCGGACGAGGAGTATTCCATCGCCGGTCGTATCGCGGCGCTGGAATCCGCCCTTGTCAACGCGGCAAGCCGGCCCGACAGCGAAACACGGCTGGCCGATGTGCTGAACGCCGCCTACGCGGTCACCGACAGCATCAACGATGCAACGGACACGATTCAGGAACTCCGCACCGAGGCGGAGAAAGCCATCGCACAGGATGTCGACACGCTGAACAACACCCTTGAACGCGTGGTCGACCTGAACAACCAGATCAAGCGCTACGTGAATTCCGGCTATGACTATAACGGTCTGCTGGACCAGCGGCAGGTTCTGATCGACCAGATCTCTGAAATCGTGCCGGTGCGCCAGATCGCACGGCCCAATGAAGAGGTCGCTCTCTACACCGAAAACGGTGCCATCCTGCTTGATGGGCGGGCCGCTGAAATCGGCTTCGAGTCAACATCCTACATCGATGCCTCCATGTCCGTGGAGGATGGCCAACTCAACGGCCTGACGCTGAACGGCAACCCGATCTCGGTCGCTGGCTCGCGCGCGCTGATGGGCGGCGGCCGCCTGGAGGGGCTCTTCGACCAGCGGGACACCATCACGACCGAGGCCCAGACCAATCTCGACGCGCTCGCGCGCAACCTGATCGAGCGGTTCGAGGGCGTCGATGTGGACGGAACCGGCGCGGGTCTGTTCACCGATAGCGGGTCTGCGCTCAACATCGTCCTGCCCGAAGATGAGGTCGGCCTTTCGGACCGGATCGAGATCAACAGCAACGGCGACACCCTTTGGCGCCTGCGCAGCGGGCTTGGCGCTGCCACGCCGGGCGAGGTCGGGGACGCAACGCTGCTGAATGCGTATGCGGATGCCCTGTCCAGCAGCGGGGTGCCCGCGTCGGGCGACTTCACGATCCGCTCTTACTCGGCGGCGGAACTGGCCACCGAGACGGTCAACGCGGTTTCGGTGAAAGCGCTGCAGGTCGAGCAGGAGGCAAGCCTGTCTTCTGCGCGGACAACGGCCCTCATGGAAACCGAGGCCGCCAATGGCGTCGATACCGATGCCGAACTTCAGGACCTCCTGCGCTATGAGGAGGCCTATATCGCGAATGCCAGGGTCATTCAGACGCTGGAAACGATGATGAACGCCTTGCTGGAGTTGTGA
- a CDS encoding flagellar hook protein FlgE, which translates to MSMSSSMNASVAGLNANATRLSTISDNIANSGTHGYKCAEADFHAMVIGSTAGTYSAGGVRTTTTRMIDESGALATTNNATDLAVRGRGFIPVMKQTDLISATDDWPMYMTTTGSFRTDEDGYLRTTSGQVLLGWPATADGTIPNYPRDTIEGLVPVQIANNQFAAEPTTEMTIGVNLPAVETSADADGDFLSLSVEYFDNLGTSQNLDISYSPVIPPEGSPGSNLWTVVLRDSGKDGEVVGSYVIEFNASQTNGGTIENVTQVAMDPEGKVAVPAVDSSGNHLSDVAYYDSTPNAATPTWTMVEAAGDNEVFLYTGFTYSDADHLWDSTHYAPAYDSTGNPIVDDNGDPTYYLTTGNRPTTADPAQAAAYGNTTTNEIPYGEQWDTDATYAAYGSASDSDVVGSVYDPATGLLTIQVGPLDDSITIDIGAQHSGSVMTQLSDSFAPTTINKDGFPVGNMTSIEVDGNGFVSANFDTGITRTLYQIPIVDVSNPNGLTSLDNQMYTTSDQSGSFFLWDAGDGPTGDVVSFALEESATDVAAELTALIQTQRAYSSNAKVIQTVDEMLQETTNIKR; encoded by the coding sequence ATGTCCATGTCTTCGTCTATGAATGCCAGTGTGGCCGGGTTGAACGCGAACGCGACCCGGCTATCAACCATTTCGGATAACATCGCCAACTCCGGCACGCACGGATACAAGTGCGCCGAGGCGGATTTCCATGCCATGGTGATTGGCAGCACGGCTGGGACGTATTCCGCGGGTGGGGTCAGGACGACGACAACCCGCATGATCGACGAATCCGGGGCTCTGGCCACCACCAACAACGCGACCGACTTGGCCGTGCGTGGTCGTGGCTTCATCCCGGTGATGAAACAGACCGACCTGATCTCGGCCACCGATGACTGGCCGATGTACATGACGACCACGGGGTCCTTCCGTACGGACGAAGACGGCTATCTGCGTACGACCTCCGGTCAGGTGCTTCTGGGGTGGCCCGCAACCGCCGACGGCACGATCCCGAACTATCCGCGCGACACCATCGAGGGCCTTGTGCCCGTGCAGATCGCCAACAACCAGTTCGCCGCCGAACCGACGACCGAGATGACCATCGGCGTCAACCTGCCCGCGGTCGAGACAAGCGCTGACGCAGACGGCGATTTCCTGTCCCTGTCGGTTGAGTATTTCGACAACCTCGGCACGTCGCAGAACCTCGACATCTCCTATTCGCCGGTCATTCCGCCCGAAGGCTCGCCCGGCTCCAACCTCTGGACTGTGGTCCTGCGGGACTCGGGCAAGGATGGCGAGGTCGTTGGCTCATACGTGATCGAATTCAATGCCAGCCAGACCAATGGCGGCACGATCGAGAATGTGACCCAGGTCGCGATGGACCCCGAAGGCAAGGTCGCGGTGCCGGCTGTGGACAGTTCCGGCAACCATTTGTCGGATGTCGCCTATTACGACTCCACACCGAACGCGGCAACGCCCACCTGGACGATGGTTGAGGCCGCCGGCGACAACGAGGTGTTTCTCTACACCGGCTTCACTTATTCCGACGCCGATCACCTGTGGGACAGCACGCATTACGCGCCGGCCTATGACTCCACCGGTAACCCCATCGTCGATGACAATGGCGATCCGACCTACTACCTGACGACCGGCAACCGCCCGACGACCGCTGACCCGGCCCAGGCGGCCGCATACGGCAACACGACGACGAACGAAATTCCCTACGGCGAACAATGGGATACCGACGCGACCTATGCGGCGTACGGGTCCGCCAGCGATAGCGATGTTGTCGGCTCGGTCTACGATCCGGCCACGGGCCTTCTGACCATCCAGGTCGGTCCCCTCGACGACAGTATCACCATCGATATCGGTGCGCAGCACAGCGGCAGCGTCATGACGCAGCTGTCCGACAGCTTCGCCCCCACCACGATCAACAAGGACGGTTTCCCGGTGGGCAACATGACCTCGATCGAGGTCGACGGCAACGGGTTCGTCAGTGCGAACTTCGACACAGGCATCACCCGGACGCTGTACCAGATCCCGATCGTCGACGTGTCGAACCCCAACGGTCTGACCTCGCTCGACAACCAGATGTACACGACCTCGGACCAGAGCGGTTCGTTCTTCCTGTGGGATGCCGGCGACGGGCCCACGGGCGACGTGGTCAGCTTTGCGCTTGAGGAATCGGCCACCGACGTTGCCGCGGAACTGACCGCGCTGATCCAGACCCAGCGTGCCTATTCCTCCAACGCGAAGGTCATCCAGACCGTCGACGAAATGCTTCAGGAAACCACGAACATCAAACGCTAG
- a CDS encoding flagellar motor protein MotB gives MAVGTNAPVIIKRKKVVGGDGHHGGAWKVAYADFVTAMMAFFLLMWLLNATTEKQRKGLADYFNPTIPVNRTSGGGDGAFAGDSVMSEQTLSQNGTGASQATPSPDRQARGSLGYGNIMKPEESEMSETAQAEMEALKEIEDLLNGKNGETVQSEQLLRHIVTRLTDEGLIIELFDLDEAPLFSKDGVDPEPVMRELISLIAEAFALVRNEVAISGHVSSRPLVLAENPVWDLSTERAQVTRQMLEKRGIVTKRVARVTGYADHKPAVKQPMAPRNNRIELVLLRSDISK, from the coding sequence ATGGCGGTTGGAACCAATGCGCCAGTCATCATCAAGCGAAAGAAGGTTGTCGGCGGAGACGGGCATCACGGTGGCGCTTGGAAAGTTGCCTATGCCGACTTCGTGACCGCGATGATGGCCTTCTTCCTGCTGATGTGGCTGCTGAACGCGACGACGGAAAAACAGCGCAAGGGGCTTGCGGATTACTTCAATCCCACGATCCCGGTGAACAGAACGTCCGGCGGTGGCGACGGTGCCTTTGCAGGCGACAGCGTCATGTCGGAGCAGACGCTTTCCCAGAACGGCACGGGGGCGTCCCAGGCGACGCCGTCACCGGACAGGCAGGCACGCGGATCGCTGGGCTATGGCAATATCATGAAGCCCGAAGAATCCGAGATGTCGGAGACGGCGCAGGCCGAGATGGAGGCGCTGAAGGAGATCGAGGATCTTCTGAACGGCAAGAACGGCGAAACGGTGCAGAGCGAGCAGCTTTTGCGCCACATCGTGACCCGGCTGACGGACGAGGGCCTGATCATCGAACTCTTCGACCTCGATGAGGCGCCGCTCTTCTCGAAGGACGGGGTCGACCCCGAACCGGTCATGAGAGAGCTGATCTCGCTTATCGCGGAGGCCTTTGCCCTGGTCCGCAACGAAGTCGCGATTTCCGGGCATGTCAGTTCGCGTCCGCTGGTTCTTGCGGAAAACCCGGTCTGGGATCTGTCGACCGAACGCGCACAGGTGACCCGCCAGATGCTTGAGAAACGCGGCATCGTCACCAAGCGTGTGGCGCGTGTCACGGGCTATGCCGACCACAAGCCCGCGGTGAAACAGCCGATGGCGCCGCGCAACAACCGGATCGAACTGGTGCTGCTGCGGTCGGACATCTCGAAATGA
- a CDS encoding FAD-dependent oxidoreductase: MPAIPDHARAVIIGGGVSGCSVAYHLAQRGWSDIVLLERKRLTCGTTWHAAGLIGQLRGTQNMTRLAKYSCDLYTRLEAETGIATGMRQVGSISVALTAHRHEELLRQATLARAFDVEVHEISVPEAKAMYPHLNTDGVVGAVYLPGDGQCDPANIAMALAKGARMAGARIVEGAKVTAVTDNGRRVTGVDWATDDHTGHIAADVVINCGGMWGRDLAARSGVTLPLHACEHFYLVTEPVDGLGHLPVLRVPDECAYYKSDAGKMMLGAFEPRAKPWGMNGIPESFEFDTLPEDFDHFEPILDMATRRMPLFQTAGVHTFFNGPESFTPDDRYYLGEAPDLTGYWVAAGYNSVGIVSSGGAGMALAAWIDEGAPPFDLWEADIRRAQPFQRNRRYLRERVTETLGLLYADHYPYRQMETARGVRRSPVHDALAARGAVFGELAGWERANWFARPDQKRRYEYDWHRQNWFDNQRAEHMAVRTGVGLFDMTSFGKIRVEGRDACAFLQRLCANEIDTAPGRIVYTQMLNTRGGIEADLTVTRLSDTAFLLVVPAATLQRDLAWLRRHLGDDFAVITDVTAAEAVFCIMGPNARTLLGAVSPDDLSNAGFPFGTACEIEIGLGLARAHRVSYVGELGWELYVSTDQAAHVFETLVEAGQDHGLTLCGLHALDSCRIEKAFRHFGHDITDEDHVLEAGLGFAVKPDKGDFIGRDAVLRKRDAGLNRRLVQFCLTDPEPMLFHNEAVIRDGRIVSILTSGNYGHALGGAVGLGYVPCPGETAAEVLASTFEIEVAGRRHAARASLAPMYDPRAERMRS; encoded by the coding sequence ATGCCCGCCATTCCCGACCATGCCCGTGCCGTCATCATCGGCGGCGGTGTTTCCGGCTGCTCGGTCGCCTATCATCTGGCCCAGCGCGGCTGGAGCGATATCGTTCTGCTGGAACGCAAGCGGCTGACCTGCGGCACCACATGGCATGCCGCGGGGCTGATCGGGCAGTTGCGCGGCACCCAGAACATGACCCGGCTGGCCAAGTATTCCTGCGATCTCTACACACGGTTGGAGGCTGAGACCGGGATTGCAACCGGCATGCGGCAGGTCGGTTCGATCAGCGTGGCACTGACCGCCCACCGACATGAGGAACTCTTGCGGCAGGCGACGCTGGCCCGCGCCTTCGACGTGGAGGTGCACGAGATATCCGTGCCAGAGGCCAAGGCGATGTACCCGCATCTGAACACCGACGGCGTGGTGGGCGCCGTGTATCTGCCGGGCGACGGACAATGCGATCCGGCCAATATCGCGATGGCACTGGCCAAGGGCGCCCGGATGGCCGGGGCGCGGATCGTCGAAGGGGCGAAGGTCACCGCCGTTACCGACAACGGCCGCCGCGTCACGGGTGTGGATTGGGCGACAGACGACCATACCGGCCACATCGCCGCCGACGTCGTGATCAATTGCGGCGGTATGTGGGGGCGCGATCTGGCGGCGCGGTCTGGGGTGACCCTGCCGCTTCATGCCTGCGAACATTTCTACCTTGTCACCGAACCCGTCGACGGGCTCGGCCATCTGCCGGTGCTGCGGGTGCCCGACGAATGCGCCTATTACAAGTCCGACGCGGGCAAGATGATGCTGGGCGCATTCGAACCGCGGGCCAAGCCCTGGGGCATGAACGGCATTCCCGAAAGCTTCGAATTCGACACGCTGCCCGAGGATTTCGACCATTTCGAACCGATCCTGGACATGGCCACCCGCCGGATGCCGCTGTTCCAGACGGCCGGCGTGCACACCTTTTTCAACGGCCCCGAAAGCTTCACCCCCGATGACCGCTATTACCTCGGCGAAGCGCCGGACCTGACGGGGTACTGGGTGGCGGCGGGCTATAACTCAGTCGGCATCGTGTCCTCCGGGGGGGCAGGCATGGCGCTGGCCGCGTGGATCGACGAAGGGGCACCGCCCTTCGATTTGTGGGAGGCCGACATTCGCCGCGCCCAGCCCTTTCAACGCAACCGCCGTTATCTGCGGGAACGCGTGACGGAAACGCTGGGGCTGCTTTACGCCGATCACTACCCCTACCGTCAGATGGAAACCGCGCGCGGGGTCCGCCGCAGCCCGGTCCATGACGCGCTGGCCGCCCGCGGCGCCGTGTTCGGGGAACTGGCGGGATGGGAGCGTGCCAACTGGTTCGCCCGACCGGACCAGAAGCGCCGCTACGAATACGACTGGCACCGGCAGAACTGGTTCGACAACCAGCGGGCAGAGCATATGGCCGTGCGGACCGGTGTGGGTCTGTTCGACATGACGTCCTTCGGCAAGATCCGGGTAGAGGGGCGGGATGCCTGCGCCTTCCTTCAGCGCCTGTGTGCCAACGAGATCGACACCGCGCCGGGGCGGATCGTCTACACCCAGATGCTGAACACCCGCGGCGGGATCGAGGCCGACCTGACCGTCACGCGCCTGTCGGACACCGCCTTTCTGCTGGTGGTGCCGGCCGCCACGTTACAGCGCGATCTGGCATGGCTGCGTCGCCATCTGGGCGACGACTTCGCCGTCATTACCGATGTCACTGCGGCCGAGGCCGTGTTCTGCATCATGGGGCCGAACGCGCGCACCCTGCTGGGCGCGGTCAGCCCGGACGATCTGTCCAACGCCGGTTTCCCGTTCGGCACCGCGTGCGAGATCGAAATCGGGCTGGGCCTCGCCCGCGCGCACCGGGTGTCTTATGTCGGCGAACTTGGATGGGAACTCTACGTCTCCACCGATCAGGCGGCGCATGTGTTCGAGACACTGGTCGAGGCCGGGCAAGACCACGGTCTGACCCTGTGCGGCCTGCACGCGCTCGACTCCTGCCGGATCGAGAAGGCCTTTCGCCATTTCGGCCATGACATCACCGATGAGGATCACGTGCTGGAGGCCGGCCTTGGCTTTGCCGTGAAACCGGACAAGGGCGATTTCATCGGGCGGGACGCCGTCCTGCGCAAGCGAGACGCCGGGCTCAACCGCCGGCTGGTGCAGTTCTGCCTGACCGACCCCGAACCGATGCTGTTCCACAACGAGGCGGTCATCCGCGACGGCCGGATCGTATCGATCCTGACCTCGGGCAATTACGGCCATGCGCTGGGCGGAGCCGTCGGGCTGGGTTATGTGCCCTGCCCCGGCGAAACAGCGGCAGAGGTGCTTGCCTCCACCTTCGAGATCGAAGTCGCCGGAAGGCGCCATGCCGCGCGGGCCAGCCTTGCGCCGATGTATGACCCGCGCGCAGAACGGATGCGGTCGTGA